One region of Erwinia tracheiphila genomic DNA includes:
- a CDS encoding DUF1496 domain-containing protein gives MMNKSMISASLLLLCTQPLLAAGQYTDPGTVQNSVVSENGYNAGSRVVVDMPPQAWTQGQSNTSQPPCQRCCTYENRSYTEGAVVKMEGVLLQCVRDEHSYGTNNLIWKLLKQ, from the coding sequence ATGATGAATAAAAGTATGATCTCTGCAAGTCTGTTATTGCTGTGTACCCAGCCACTGCTGGCAGCAGGGCAGTATACCGACCCTGGCACAGTTCAAAATAGCGTTGTCAGTGAAAATGGTTATAATGCCGGGAGCAGGGTGGTAGTAGATATGCCGCCTCAGGCATGGACACAAGGCCAGAGCAACACCAGCCAGCCCCCTTGTCAGCGCTGCTGCACCTATGAAAATCGCAGTTATACTGAGGGAGCGGTGGTTAAAATGGAAGGAGTACTGTTACAGTGCGTCCGTGATGAACACTCCTACGGCACCAACAATTTAATCTGGAAACTATTAAAACAGTAA
- the xthA gene encoding exodeoxyribonuclease III, which translates to MKFVSFNINGLRARPHQLEAIVNQHQPEVIGLQETKVHDDMFPLEEVTKLGYHVFYHGQKGHYGVALLTKAQPVKVMCGFPEDDEDAQRRLIMAEVPGPTGNIIVINGYFPQGESRDHLTKFPAKAKFYLDLQTYLETQLKADQPVLIMGDMNISASDQDIGIGEENRKRWLRTGKCSFLPEEREWMDKLMGWGLVDTWRAQNPEASDRFSWFDYRSKGFDDNRGLRIDLLLATKPLADRCVATGIDYAIRSMEKPSDHAPVWAQFDL; encoded by the coding sequence ATGAAATTTGTTTCTTTTAATATCAATGGGCTGCGCGCCCGTCCTCACCAGCTTGAAGCTATTGTTAACCAGCATCAGCCAGAAGTTATTGGCCTGCAGGAAACCAAAGTTCATGATGATATGTTTCCTTTGGAAGAGGTGACGAAACTGGGCTATCACGTCTTTTATCATGGACAGAAAGGTCATTATGGCGTTGCCCTGCTCACCAAAGCGCAACCCGTGAAGGTGATGTGCGGATTCCCTGAGGACGATGAAGACGCGCAACGCCGCCTGATCATGGCAGAGGTGCCAGGCCCGACAGGTAACATTATCGTTATCAACGGCTATTTTCCTCAGGGTGAAAGCCGTGACCATCTCACCAAATTTCCGGCTAAGGCAAAGTTTTATCTTGACCTGCAAACGTACCTTGAAACTCAACTCAAGGCCGACCAGCCTGTACTTATCATGGGGGATATGAATATCAGCGCCTCAGACCAGGATATCGGTATCGGCGAGGAGAATCGCAAACGCTGGCTGCGCACCGGCAAGTGTTCTTTTCTGCCGGAAGAACGGGAATGGATGGATAAATTGATGGGCTGGGGACTGGTGGATACATGGCGAGCACAGAATCCTGAGGCCAGCGATCGTTTTTCCTGGTTTGACTATCGCTCTAAAGGATTTGACGACAATCGCGGACTGCGTATCGATCTGCTCCTCGCCACTAAACCGCTGGCCGACCGATGTGTGGCAACCGGTATTGATTATGCCATTCGCAGTATGGAAAAACCTTCTGACCATGCGCCAGTCTGGGCACAGTTCGACCTGTAA
- the purU gene encoding formyltetrahydrofolate deformylase, with product MQAQTPQRKVLRTICPDAKGLIAKITNICYKHELNIVQNNEFVDHHTGRFFMRTELEGIFNDTTLLADLDSALPDGSVRELNASGNRRIVILVTKEAHCLGDLLMKSAYGGLDVEIAAVIGNHETLRSLVERFNIPFVLVSHEGSSREQHDNNMAVEIDRYQPDYVVLAKYMRVLTPRFVQRYPNQIINIHHSFLPAFVGARPYHQAYERGVKIIGATAHYVNDNLDEGPIIMQDVIHVDHTYSAEDMMRAGRDVEKNALSRALYEVLAQRVFVYGNRTIIL from the coding sequence ATGCAAGCTCAAACACCGCAACGAAAAGTTTTACGGACGATTTGCCCGGATGCAAAAGGTCTGATCGCTAAAATCACCAATATTTGTTATAAGCACGAGCTTAACATTGTGCAAAATAACGAATTTGTCGATCACCACACCGGGCGTTTTTTTATGCGCACCGAACTGGAGGGCATCTTCAACGACACTACGCTTCTGGCAGATCTTGACAGTGCTCTGCCCGACGGCTCGGTGCGTGAGCTTAACGCTTCAGGAAATCGCCGAATTGTTATTTTAGTCACTAAAGAAGCACACTGTCTGGGCGACCTGCTGATGAAAAGCGCTTATGGCGGTCTGGATGTCGAGATCGCGGCAGTTATAGGAAATCATGAAACGCTACGCTCGCTGGTTGAACGCTTCAATATTCCGTTTGTTTTAGTCAGTCATGAAGGCTCAAGCCGCGAACAGCACGATAACAATATGGCAGTCGAAATCGACCGTTATCAGCCCGATTACGTCGTGCTGGCTAAATATATGCGGGTACTGACCCCTAGATTTGTACAACGTTATCCCAATCAAATCATCAACATTCATCATTCATTTCTGCCCGCATTTGTTGGCGCACGGCCATATCATCAAGCATACGAGCGCGGGGTGAAAATCATCGGTGCGACCGCGCATTACGTTAATGATAATCTTGATGAAGGCCCAATCATTATGCAGGACGTGATTCACGTCGATCATACTTACAGCGCTGAAGATATGATGCGTGCAGGGCGTGACGTTGAAAAAAATGCCCTTAGCAGAGCGCTTTATGAGGTTTTGGCACAGCGCGTGTTTGTTTATGGTAACCGTACCATTATTTTGTAA